The genomic segment CGGGTAAAGTTTTCTAAGTTGGTCAACAATTCATCGAGATTCACCGGACTTAGCTCGATCTGCATTTTGCCGGCTTCTATTTTGGCCAGATCCAGCACATCGTTAATCAGGGTTAACAGATGTAGAGCAGATTTATGAGCTTCTTCAACCCATTCGAGTTGCTCTTCTGGGTCGTCGGCCATACCATCGAGGATCAGCTTCAGAAAGCCAATCATGCCGTTGAGGGGGGTTCTGAGTTCGTGGGAGGTATTGGCTAAAAATTCACTTTTGAGTCGTGAAGCTTCTTCTGCTTGTTCTCTGGCTAATTCCAGTTCTTGGTATAGGGTAGCATGGGCGATCGCCGTTCCCACCTGATCGGCTAACTCCCGAACCAACTCAATTTCTTCAGGTGACCATAAATAGGGTTCATCCTCATCCGATCTCACGGGAGGCGATAAGAGCAGTAAACCATTGGGTTGATCCTGATAGCAGGTGGCTACCGCTAACCGGGACTCTGGAACTCCTTGGCGATCGGGTTCTACCCAAGCTAAGGGTTCTAGACTCGATAAGGCTGTGATTAAGGGCGACTCTTTCTCTAAGGGGAACAAGCTGCCCACTTGTGACCTCCCTCCGTCATGACTATAGTCAGCCACCACTTTCAGGTGTTCGGTTTCTAGGCATTGTTGGGCGATCGCACAGCGTTCTAAGTTTAAGGCAATCCCTAATCCTTCTACCGTTTGATTCCAAATGGTTTCTAGATCTAGAGTTCGTCTAATTTTGTGTGTAATTCGAGTCAGAAGGGTTTGATAATGATCCCGTCTTCGTCCCCCTTGTTGGGTGGGTACTTCTGGACTACTGGCAAAGGATTGAGAGCCAACCGCACTCGATAGGAGTCGTCCGAGAACCAACACCTGATTGGCCTTTAAAGGTGAGGTTAGCACTGGAGTTAGAACTAGATCGAAGAGTAAGTAGTTTTCTCCATAGCGAAATGGATAACTCAACCGTGCTGGTAATTTATTTTCCAACACTTGACGCACCCGATCTAAGTAAGGATCGATGGGAATCGGGTAGAGGGTGTTTTCCATCAGTTCTCCCACCAGGCTCTCAGGAACTAAACCATAGCGTTCCCCTTGAGTCCAGTTAAAAGCCAGGTACTCACCCGAAGTATTATGAATAAAGCTTAATTCAGCCCCTAACTCTGATAGAATCGGTGTGGATGAGTTTGCCTTCTCTGAATCGTTAGAAGCGCTCGTTTCCTTCAAGGCCGGAATGTATGCATGGGAAGAAGCATTCATGAGTTGGTATAGCGTGAATTTCTAGAGACGTTTGACCTCTAACCTAGAGTAACTCAGATTTTGCTGACTTAGGAATAATCGATTGCCCGTAGCAGAGGCCTGTCCATCATTGATTCCTAATTTGGGCAAGTGAGATCTCAACCGAGTCTGAATCCTGACGATCTCTCAGATGCTCTTGAGAAGGCTTACTTCTGTCAACACTGGAGAATAGAACATATGAAACCCCCATTGGGACTTCTCTAGTTCAGAGATCCCAGTGGGTGAGTTAAATCCAGGAAGATTATGGGATTAATCGTTCCATTCCCCTCTTGGAGGTAGGGGAGGACTTTTAATCAGAGTGCGGGTGAGTTCATCATCCCGTTGGGATGAACCTCTGAGCCATTGACGAATTGCTGTTTCAATAATGCGAGAGGGATCGTTGGTAAGGTGCTGAATTTGTTCGAGTAATTCAGCATCGAGAGTAATGGAGATTTCTACTTTATCAAGTTGGCGTTCGGAAGAAAGGGTGGGATCGTTCATCAGTTTAGATTAAAGCCTCGATATACATCAGATTTTGGTTGTTACCCTAATGTTTTTGGGTCTTTTTTTCAACTGGATTGAGAGAAAAAAGACCCGATTTACCTCAAAACTAGAGGGATATTTTTTCCGTCTCCTCAAGAGGCGGGGGGACTCTCTTGAGCCAATTGGGTTTTTTAGCTTACCAGACGAGAGGATCGGCCTGTTTAAAGCGCGTAGGGTTTATCTTAGTCTAACATGCTGCGATCGTCTGATGGGTGGGTCATTGAAGGGGAATCTCCCTAAACTCCCGTACTAGGTTAAACTATATTAACAATCCGAGCCAATCGACAGAGTGCTTGTTGACTCAAGCGTGTCTGAACCGGAGCGACCCTTTTGACTGTAAGTTTCACGCAATTAGGTTCAAATTAAACTTTATGACCGGCGCTAAAGTCTCTCATATTCGTAATTTCTCTATTATTGCCCATATCGATCATGGGAAGTCTACCTTGGCCGATCGCCTCCTCCAGTTTACGGGAACGGTTGCCGATCGCGATATGAAGGCCCAGTTCCTCGATACTATGGATCTTGAACGGGAGCGGGGCATTACCATTAAGCTCCAGGCTGCGCGGATGAATTATCAGGCGAACAATGGGGAAACCTATGTTCTTAATTTAATTGATACTCCGGGGCATGTGGATTTTTCTTATGAAGTATCGCGATCGCTGATTGCCTGTGAGGGAGCGTTGTTGGTGGTGGATGCCTCTCAGGGCGTGGAAGCCCAGACCTTAGCCAATGTCTATTTAGCCCTGGAACACGACTTAGAGATTATCCCGGTGCTGAATAAAATTGACTTGCCGGGAGCGGAACCGGATCGGGTGAAGGCAGAAATTGAAGAGGTGATTGGTTTAGATTGTAGTGGAGCGATTTTAGCGTCGGCGAAGGAAGGAATTGGCGTTCCGGAAATCCTAGAAGCCATTGTTCAGGGAATTCCTGCCCCTGAAGATACCACGGGGAAGCGGCTACGGGCGCTGATTTTCGACAGTTATTATGATAGCTATCGGGGCGTGATCGTCTATTTTCGGGTGGTCGATGGTAAAGTCGCTAAAGGCGATCGCATCCGCTTGATGGCAACCGGCAAAGAATACGACATCGACGAATTAGGCGTTCTCTCCCCCACCCAAGTGCAAGTAGAAGAACTGCACGCCGGAGAAGTGGGCTATTTAGCCGCCTCCATTAAAGCCGTAGAAGATGCGCGGGTGGGCGATACCATTACCCTAAAAGCCGAACCTGCCGAGAAACCTTTACCGGGATACAAAGAAGCTAACCCTATGGTCTTTTGCGGCATGTTTCCCACCGATGCCAACCAATTTCCCGAATTGCGAGAAGCCCTGGAAAGGCTCAAACTCAATGATGCCGCGCTCTCCTATGAACCTGAAACCTCTAGCGCCATGGGCTTCGGCTTTCGCTGTGGGTTCTTAGGATTATTACATATGGAAATTGTCCAAGAACGGTTAGAGCGGGAATATGATCTTGATTTGATTATTACCGCGCCTTCCGTAGTATATCGGGTCGTCCTCAACTCTGAAGAAGTCCTCACCATCGATAATCCCAGCACTTTACCCCCAGCCAACGAACGGCAGAGCATTGAAGAACCTTACGTCAAAGTCGATATTATTACACCAGAAACCTATGTGGGCACATTGATGGAATTGTGCCAAACTCGGCGGGGGGTATTCAAGGATATGAAATATTTAACCCAAAGTCGTACCACCTTAATTTATGAACTGCCCTTAGCAGAAGTGGTGACTGACTTTTTCGATCAGATGAAGACGCGATCGCGCGGTTATGCCAGTATGGAGTATCAGTTTATTGGCTATCGCACCAACGATCTAGTCCGCTTAGACATCATGATCAACAACGATCCCGTTGATGCTCTCGCCATGATTGTCCATCGAGATAAAGCCTATTATGTGGGGCGAGGATTAACCGAAAAACTTAAAGAATTAATTCCTCGCCATCAGTTTAAGGTTCCCATCCAAGCCGCCATTGGTTCGCGAGTCATTGCCAGCGAACATATCCCCGCCTTGCGTAAGGATGTATTAGCCAAATGCTACGGCGGTGATATTTCCCGGAAGAAAAAACTGCTGCAAAAACAAGCCAAGGGGAAAAAGCGGATGAAGTCCATTGGTACAGTAGACGTGCCTCAGTCCGCGTTTATGGCCGTGTTGAAGTTGGATAATGGGTAATCAATTTTGTAGATACTGTCTTGGATGTCAAGGAGCGGGTTAAACCCACCCATAACGACACCCATCGATACCTGTCCTAAACCCGCCCTCCCCCACCGGGCGATCGGGATAGGGCGGGTTTACGTCATTGATGGTGGGTATCCTAACAACATCGTCGTGGGGTGATCGTCAGTTCAATCAAAAATCAAAAATTGATCGCCCCATCCCCCCATCCCAACCTGATAAAATAATCAACGACCATTCCCAGCATCCCCAACCATGTTAGTCACCTCCTCCTACGCCATTACCTGGGAAAAACTACCGGAGGACTTCAAACTCCCCGACGATCCTGTGGACAATATTTATCAACCCGCCCTCGCTGCTGCTCTCACCGAGAGCTTAGACCAAGCGGGAGAATTAGCCGAAACTTCCCTCACTCCCACCAACTACGGCATCTGTGCCACCGTCAATGGCAAAATGGTCGTTAAAGCCCCCGATTGGGCCTATATTCCCCAGATCCGAGTTGACCGTGAAGAAGTGAGCCGCAGCTATACCCCCAACCTACAGGGAGACATGCCCACTATTGTCCTGGAATTTTTATCCGAGACCGAGGGTGGGGAATATTCCATTAAGGAAACCTATCCTCCGGGCAAATATTTCTACTACGAGCAGATCTTGCGCGTGCCCAATTACGGCATTTTTGACCCCAAAACTGGAGTCTTAGAAGTCTACCGATTAAACGATCAGCAGCGCTACGAACTAGAAACCCCTAATCCAGAAGGACGATTTTGGATACCGGAAATGAATCTCTATTTGGGAGTCTGGCAAGGGTGTCGGGAAAACCTAGAGAGCTACTGGTTGCGCTGGTGGGATGACGAGGGCAATCTG from the Roseofilum capinflatum BLCC-M114 genome contains:
- a CDS encoding GAF domain-containing hybrid sensor histidine kinase/response regulator; translation: MNASSHAYIPALKETSASNDSEKANSSTPILSELGAELSFIHNTSGEYLAFNWTQGERYGLVPESLVGELMENTLYPIPIDPYLDRVRQVLENKLPARLSYPFRYGENYLLFDLVLTPVLTSPLKANQVLVLGRLLSSAVGSQSFASSPEVPTQQGGRRRDHYQTLLTRITHKIRRTLDLETIWNQTVEGLGIALNLERCAIAQQCLETEHLKVVADYSHDGGRSQVGSLFPLEKESPLITALSSLEPLAWVEPDRQGVPESRLAVATCYQDQPNGLLLLSPPVRSDEDEPYLWSPEEIELVRELADQVGTAIAHATLYQELELAREQAEEASRLKSEFLANTSHELRTPLNGMIGFLKLILDGMADDPEEQLEWVEEAHKSALHLLTLINDVLDLAKIEAGKMQIELSPVNLDELLTNLENFTRPQAETKGLSYEVSRTSTRDEVMITGNYQRLLQVMLNLVGNAIKFTHEGGITITAEVIAKKFEVDHREYPGFVKVSVADTGIGVALDKQEKLFQSFSQIDGSRTRQYGGTGLGLAISQRLIEAMGGEVNFFSMGEGLGSTVTFTAPLGQLPVIVKD
- a CDS encoding type II toxin-antitoxin system CcdA family antitoxin, with the translated sequence MNDPTLSSERQLDKVEISITLDAELLEQIQHLTNDPSRIIETAIRQWLRGSSQRDDELTRTLIKSPPLPPRGEWND
- the lepA gene encoding translation elongation factor 4, translating into MTGAKVSHIRNFSIIAHIDHGKSTLADRLLQFTGTVADRDMKAQFLDTMDLERERGITIKLQAARMNYQANNGETYVLNLIDTPGHVDFSYEVSRSLIACEGALLVVDASQGVEAQTLANVYLALEHDLEIIPVLNKIDLPGAEPDRVKAEIEEVIGLDCSGAILASAKEGIGVPEILEAIVQGIPAPEDTTGKRLRALIFDSYYDSYRGVIVYFRVVDGKVAKGDRIRLMATGKEYDIDELGVLSPTQVQVEELHAGEVGYLAASIKAVEDARVGDTITLKAEPAEKPLPGYKEANPMVFCGMFPTDANQFPELREALERLKLNDAALSYEPETSSAMGFGFRCGFLGLLHMEIVQERLEREYDLDLIITAPSVVYRVVLNSEEVLTIDNPSTLPPANERQSIEEPYVKVDIITPETYVGTLMELCQTRRGVFKDMKYLTQSRTTLIYELPLAEVVTDFFDQMKTRSRGYASMEYQFIGYRTNDLVRLDIMINNDPVDALAMIVHRDKAYYVGRGLTEKLKELIPRHQFKVPIQAAIGSRVIASEHIPALRKDVLAKCYGGDISRKKKLLQKQAKGKKRMKSIGTVDVPQSAFMAVLKLDNG
- a CDS encoding Uma2 family endonuclease codes for the protein MLVTSSYAITWEKLPEDFKLPDDPVDNIYQPALAAALTESLDQAGELAETSLTPTNYGICATVNGKMVVKAPDWAYIPQIRVDREEVSRSYTPNLQGDMPTIVLEFLSETEGGEYSIKETYPPGKYFYYEQILRVPNYGIFDPKTGVLEVYRLNDQQRYELETPNPEGRFWIPEMNLYLGVWQGCRENLESYWLRWWDDEGNLLLWGTEKVKQERQRAEAERQRADRLAAQLRAAGIEVNEQ